One window of Nicotiana tomentosiformis chromosome 11, ASM39032v3, whole genome shotgun sequence genomic DNA carries:
- the LOC104098627 gene encoding uncharacterized protein: protein MFLSQFDVQGRCNIGLLEYRHLLVRFDLYNDYVQLLSRSTGYVKAKGNEFFFRTFPWTLGFNPKEETSMAVVWISFPGLPPNIFAKRSLLSIASAMGKALAVDMETQERTRPSATRVRVILDLLDKHLKKVKLLIVDRILGKTIMHYQEVVYDNLPTYCTYCKHPGHDENVCRVMKEQAGKEVRAEEVTVGSNLPVVEVTNSDKLQGDARDYLNAKRMNQIAMEIAGGKLVDEATKKVLVEQQVLQNEGGKQIVNLNNEKVMSREANGISVCETSTIDKGPSKPTRDVPATTALSRIFNVVNPVVQAFDKTKDRVASGLSTDAGLPSYALLNKEDLAGPGVSSSTQAAGALNTNGKSKVQGIVTTTTALNRDAARVNAMEKHGHLQQMMDASALAAAVQNNAKVAGAQVDTSANVESSLQAARIDVVVTIGSDVAGVGQTSNDQRKSEDQQVTKVASKANDANREGQESGKRDVVTGDCGTAEGSNLEDADALKTNGDRATAGVVQPTAAHADLIEKSSAGQLLGIFHRIIVSNHTRWHAEMFFHLDPLP, encoded by the coding sequence ATGTTTTTGTCGCAATTCGATGTTCAAGGTCGCTGCAATATTGGACTGCTGGAGTATCGTCATCTGTTGGTTAGATTTGATCTCTACAACGATTATGTTCAGTTATTATCAAGATCAACCGGATATGTCAAGGCAAAAGGTAATGAATTCTTTTTCAGAACTTTTCCATGGACGTTAGGATTCAATCCAAAAGAGGAAACGTCCATGGCAGTTGTGTGGATCTCTTTTCCAGGTTTGCCGCCTAATATTTTTGCGAAGAGGTCGTTATTGTCTATTGCTTCTGCTATGGGTAAAGCTCTTGCTGTGGACATGGAAACACAAGAGAGAACTAGACCTAGTGCAACGAGGGTAAGGGTTATACTTGATCTTTTGGACAAACATCTTAAAAAGGTTAAGCTACTTATTGTGGATAGAATTTTGGGTAAAACTATCATGCATTACCAGGAGGTGGTGTATGATAATCTTCCTACATATTGCACTTATTGCAAGCATCCAGGACATGATGAAAATGTTTGTCGAGTGATGAAGGAACAAGCAGGAAAGGAGGTGAGGGCAGAGGAAGTAACAGTTGGCAGTAATCTGCCTGTTGTAGAGGTGACCAATTCTGACAAGTTACAAGGTGATGCTAGGGACTATCTGAATGCCAAAAGAATGAATCAAATAGCTATGGAAATAGCAGGTGGTAAGCTGGTTGATGAAGCAACAAAAAAGGTTTTGGTCGAGCAGCAGGTTTTGCAAAATGAAGGAGGAAAACAAATTGTTAATTTGAACAATGAGAAAGTGATGAGTCGAGAAGCTAATGGTATATCAGTATGTGAGACCTCAACGATTGATAAGGGTCCATCTAAACCTACACGAGATGTTCCTGCTACAACAGCCTTATCAAGGATCTTTAATGTTGTGAACCCAGTTGTGCAAGCTTTTGATAAGACAAAGGATCGAGTTGCTAGTGGTTTGTCAACTGATGCAGGCCTACCAAGTTATGCACTTTTGAATAAGGAGGACTTAGCTGGGCCAGGAGTGTCCAGTAGTACTCAGGCTGCTGGTGCATTGAATACAAATGGGAAATCTAAGGTGCAAGGTATTGTCACTACTACTACTGCTTTGAATAGGGATGCTGCAAGGGTTAATGCAATGGAAAAACATGGGCATCTTCAGCAGATGATGGATGCTAGTGCATTAGCTGCAGCAGTTCAAAATAATGCAAAAGTAGCAGGTGCACAAGTTGATACATCTGCCAATGTTGAATCATCTTTACAAGCAGCTCGTATAGATGTTGTTGTCACTATTGGATCAGATGTTGCAGGGGTTGGCCAAACTTCTAATGACCAACGAAAATCTGAGGATCAACAGGTTACTAAAGTAGCCTCTAAAGCTAATGATGCTAACAGGGAAGGACAGGAAAGTGGCAAGAGAGATGTTGTTACTGGAGACTGTGGAACTGCTGAAGGTTCAAACTTAGAGGATGCTGATGCATTGAAGACAAATGGTGATCGAGCTACTGCTGGGGTTGTGCAACCTACAGCTGCACATGCTGATTTAATTGAAAAATCATCAG